From a single Brassica napus cultivar Da-Ae chromosome C9, Da-Ae, whole genome shotgun sequence genomic region:
- the LOC106407176 gene encoding lipid phosphate phosphatase gamma — MDLPQQLKAVTLTHVRYRRGDQLGHFLAWISLVPVFISLGGFVSHFLFRRELQGIFFGVGLVISQFINEFIKTTVEQARPETCALLEACDSHGWPSSHSQFMFFFATYFSLMGCKGIGFWFGLRSRWILNLLHWCLAVVTMYSRVYLGYHTVVQVFAGAALGAVVGGSWFWVVNSVLYRYFEVIEESALGRMLCVKDTSHIPDVLKFEYDNARAARKNLEGTTKSD; from the coding sequence ATGGACCTACCACAGCAGCTCAAAGCCGTAACTCTCACACACGTCCGCTACCGCCGCGGCGATCAGCTCGGCCACTTCCTCGCGTGGATCTCCCTCGTCCCGGTCTTCATCAGCCTCGGCGGATTCGTCTCCCACTTCCTCTTCCGCCGCGAGCTCCAAGGGATCTTCTTCGGCGTAGGCCTCGTGATCTCGCAGTTCATCAACGAGTTCATCAAGACCACAGTCGAGCAGGCCCGCCCCGAGACGTGCGCCCTGCTCGAGGCCTGCGACTCGCACGGGTGGCCGTCGAGCCACTCGCAGTTCATGTTCTTCTTCGCGACGTACTTCAGCTTGATGGGGTGCAAAGGGATCGGGTTCTGGTTCGGGTTGAGGAGCAGATGGATTCTGAATCTGTTGCACTGGTGTCTTGCTGTTGTTACTATGTATTCTAGGGTTTATTTGGGGTATCACACGGTGGTGCAGGTTTTCGCGGGGGCGGCGTTGGGGGCGGTTGTTGGGGGGAGTTGGTTCTGGGTGGTGAATAGTGTGTTGTATCGTTATTttgaggtgattgaggagagtGCGTTGGGGAGGATGCTGTGTGTTAAGGATACTTCTCATATTCCTGATGTGTTGAAGTTTGAGTATGATAATGCTAGGGCTGCTAGGAAGAACTTGGAGGGCACCACTAAGTctgattga
- the LOC106408819 gene encoding putative F-box/LRR-repeat protein At3g28410 has protein sequence MVDETRDGDGGSIIARHSSDSPPDTKPVDETVEGVDIISCMPHEIIHHILSFIPTQYGIRTSALSKAWRHVWCHTPCLDFDCFNKYGHWVKFKGRDINQTLRSYRAPKITRFNLSSCMHYRNPQSEMNSWMEFVVSRNVEKLYLVLDGSIHYRLPDFFYRSSSLEKLSVNFDMIPECTVSWKSLRKLALRSCNLNDESIDNILSGSPMLETLRLIYCTGPQRLDLSKSRTLRRLIKDSLVRRAYGY, from the coding sequence ATGGTGGACGAGACACGAGACGGAGACGGTGGCAGCATCATCGCTAGACACAGCTCCGATTCTCCCCCAGACACCAAACCAGTCGACGAAACAGTGGAAGGTGTTGATATCATCAGCTGTATGCCGCATGAGATCATCCACCATATCCTCTCGTTTATTCCAACTCAGTACGGGATCAGAACTTCCGCCTTGTCCAAAGCATGGAGGCATGTTTGGTGCCACACACCTTGTCTCGACTTTGATTGTTTCAACAAATATGGACATTGGGTAAAGTTTAAGGGTCGAGATATAAACCAAACCCTACGTTCCTACAGAGCACCGAAAATCACGAGGTTCAATCTTAGTTCGTGCATGCATTACCGTAACCCTCAGAGTGAGATGAATAGCTGGATGGAGTTTGTTGTGTCCCGTAATGTGGAAAAGTTGTATCTGGTCTTGGATGGTTCTATTCATTATCGTTTACCAGATTTCTTTTATCGTAGTTCATCCTTAGAGAAGCTCAGCGTGAATTTTGATATGATTCCGGAATGCACAGTGTCTTGGAAATCTCTAAGGAAGTTGGCATTGAGGAGCTGTAATCTCAATGATGAATCTATTGATAATATTCTCTCTGGCTCTCCAATGCTTGAAACCTTGAGACTGATTTACTGTACTGGACCTCAGCGTCTTGATCTGAGTAAATCACGTACTTTAAGgagattaattaaagattcattGGTACGAAGGGCATATGGATATTGA
- the LOC111198211 gene encoding putative F-box/LRR-repeat protein At3g28410, protein MEANLDIFRRHSSSWQLNTPFREKADFLQTGVLKMLAKLQNAERLSFGGSLLQILSLAELRGVSFPTFKVQTLTLKTRFAKSSVPGITRLLHNSPGLKKLIAVPTHIDDIDIEDWYLDNYLESQGLNPDQCWRSKYDVFPTSDESDDMIVRNEESSWELVVSFVEMMLRNVTTLEMLVVGLKHIDRSFNDSNLLEDLLQMLPNNNYVSIVLKR, encoded by the exons ATGGAAGCTAATCTTGACATCTTCAGGAGACATTCATCTTCCTGGCAATTAAACACTCCTTTCAGAGAGAAAGCTGATTTTCTTCAAACAGGGGTCTTAAAGATGCTAGCAAAATTACAAAACGCAGAAAGGCTTTCTTTTGGGGGTTCCCTTCTTCAG ATTCTGTCTCTCGCTGAGCTCCGTGGTGTTTCTTTCCCTACGTTCAAGGTCCAAACATTGACGCTTAAAACCAGGTTTGCAAAATCTTCTGTTCCTGGTATAACAAGGTTACTACATAACTCACCTGGATTAAAGAAGCTAATAGCAGTACCAACACACATTGATGACATTGACATAGag GATTGGTATCTGGACAACTATTTGGAGTCACAAGGCTTGAATCCAGATCAATGTTGGAGATCAAAATATGATGTGTTTCCTACCTCAGATGAGTCTGATGATATGATTGTACGTAATGAGGAATCATCGTGGGAACTCGTGGTGTCGTTCGTTGAAATGATGCTGAGAAATGTAACGACACTAGAGATGTTGGTGGTAGGGTTGAAACATATTGACCGGAGTTTTAATGATTCAAACTTGTTAGAAGATTTGCTTCAGATGCTTCCTAACAACAATTATGTCTCCATCGTGCTCAAACGCTAA